One Manduca sexta isolate Smith_Timp_Sample1 chromosome 28, JHU_Msex_v1.0, whole genome shotgun sequence DNA window includes the following coding sequences:
- the LOC115445562 gene encoding probable histone-lysine N-methyltransferase set-23 translates to MTDTYAHGDSRLIYTETNLPGPSEDNDEYKELMKTFNSRLTDYCTCVGLCTYPTCKCLEKSDGPNYHMYMDHGEPKLLLNSNKNINLVIECNNECYCLTTNCGNRLVQIGPVNGLVVKTCEIDLKGLGLFTSFYIRKGTFICEYAGELLTKSQAVTRNKINQLKGGMNYVFCLNEHCNGTVVQTFVDPGHFGNIGRYINHSCEPNCHIVPVRHDSPIPKLAIFARCDIEPDKEITFNYGSYKDDNVEPTESNVNRKKCLCRSKNCAGYMPYDTY, encoded by the coding sequence ATGACTGATACATACGCACACGGCGATAGCAGACTGATATACACCGAGACGAACCTGCCTGGACCCTCTGAAGACAATGACGAGTATAAAGAATTAATGAAAACTTTTAACTCCAGGCTAACTGATTATTGTACTTGTGTCGGTCTCTGCACTTATCCAACATGTAAATGCTTGGAGAAATCGGATGGCCCTAATTACCACATGTATATGGACCATGGAGAACCAAAGTTACTTCTTAATTccaataagaatataaatctGGTTATTGAGTGCAATAATGAATGCTATTGCTTGACCACTAATTGTGGAAATCGTCTTGTCCAAATAGGCCCAGTGAATGGTTTAGTGGTGAAAACATGTGAGATTGATTTAAAAGGATTGGGTCTTTTCACAtcattttatatccgcaaagGCACTTTCATATGTGAATATGCAGGGGAATTGCTAACCAAATCCCAAGCTGTCACTCGTAACAAAATTAACCAGTTAAAGGGAGGAATGAATTATGTTTTCTGTCTAAATGAGCATTGCAATGGCACAGTTGTACAAACATTTGTTGATCCAGGCCATTTTGGTAACATTGGACGGTATATAAACCACAGCTGTGAACCGAATTGTCATATAGTACCTGTAAGACATGATTCCCCTATACCAAAACTGGCTATTTTTGCACGCTGTGATATAGAACCTGATaaagaaataacatttaattatggCTCATATAAAGATGACAACGTAGAACCAACAGAGTCTAATgttaacagaaaaaaatgtttatgtagaAGCAAAAATTGTGCTGGTTACATGCCATATGATACATATTAA